GTGATTATCAAAATACCTCCAGCTTTTTCAAACATAGCATTTTGATTTTTTGCAACTGGGGTCAGAATTGCAATTAATTTTCCAATCCAAGCAGTGGGATGATATTTGCTTTTGGGATCTCCAAATAATAAATCAATAAAAATTGCAATGCTTATGATGGAAACAGATTCAACAATCATTGTAACATCATCTCAATTGATTTGATATCCATGTTTGATTTGACAATTTTTGCCAATCTATCTAATTCAATATCAATTTTTGAGAGATTTTTCCTAGTCCATGCAATATTTTTGGGTTTTGCATTAAGAGAGTCTTCTTCAGGTAAATCCAAATTTATTAATGGAATAGTTCCTACAACCGGAATCTTGGTGATGCTTTTGAGTTTTTTAAATCCCGGTTTTAGTACGTTTATGTCACCTCTAAATTTGTTTAATATGAAACCTTTTACAAGATGTTGATATTTTTTATCTATTAGAGACATCGTACCCACAAGACTTGCAAAAGAACCGCCTTTGTCAATATCAGAAACAAGTAATACTGAAGCATCTGCTTTTTTTGCAATTCTCATATTTGCAATATCAAATTTTTGTAAATTAATTTCAGCTGGTGATCCTGCTCCTTCAATAATAACCAAATCAAATTTTTTCTGCAAAGTTTTCAAGGATTTTGTTGCGATTTTAATTCCTTCAGTATTTACAAATTTTTCATAATAATCTTTGGCATGCATTTTTTTGTAGCGTTTGCCATTTAGATATACAAGACTATTGTAATTTCCCAAAGGCTTTAGCAGAATAGGATTCAATGTTGGAGCGATTTCACATCTAGCAGCAATTGCTTGAATAGCTTGAGCACGAGAAATTTCAAATGTAGGCGTGATATATGCAAAGTTTGACATATTTTGAGATTTGAATGGTGCAACAGTGATTCCTTTGTCTGAGAAAATTCTACAAAGCGCTGCAACTAGTGTTGTTTTTCCAGCACCTGAAGATGTTCCTTGAATCATTAATGATTTCATACAATACTCTCCAAAGCTTTTACTAGTTTTAGGTTATCCTTATGAGATTTTACAGCAATACGAAAATAGTGATTGTTTAATCCTCTAAAATTTTTACAATCACGAATTAGAATTTTGTTTTTAAGTAATTTTTTTTGTATTTCTGTAGAATCATGAGTTGTTTTGATTAAAATAAAATTTGTAGATGAATCATGACATTGAAAACCATTTAATTTATTTATTTTATTTTTTAAGTATTTGAGTTCCTTTTTAATAATTAATTTTGATTGTGTTAAGTGGGATTTATTTTGAAGTGAGATTTTTGCTGCATCTTGTGCTAATGAATTAACACTCCAAGGAATTTTTATTTTCTTTAATATTTCAATCATTTGTTTTGAACCTGCAGCATATCCAACTCTTAATCCTGGGAAACCAAATGATTTAGTCAAAGAGCGTAAAACAAAAAGATTGTCATGTTTTTTGACATACGAAATAACCGATTCATTTGATTCAGGAACAAGTTCAATGAAACATTCATCAACAAATACGATAGAAGAAAGTTTTTTTGCCCTATTGATTATTTTAAGTAAATATTTTTTTGATAAGAGTTTTCCTGTTGGGTTATTTGGATTACAAATAAAGACACAGCCATTTTTTGGAATTTGTGAAATAAATGAATCAATATTTTCAGATAAATTTAGTGTTTTAAAATATGATAATTTAGCATTATTTAATTTTGCAGCTGTTTCATATTCTTGGAAAGTGGGTATGGATATCAAAGTTTTTTTTGATGATAAAAATGCAAAACAAAAATTATAGATTATTTCAATTGCGCCATTACCGACCAGTAAATTGGATTTATCCAAACCTGTGTATTTTTTTATACTAGAAATTAATTCAGATGAGCCTAAATCAGGATAATTTTCAATTGTATCAAAATTTTTTTTCAGTATTTTTTTTACAGAATTAGGAATTCCCAAGGGATTGATATTTGAACTAAAATCCAATATTTGTGGATCAGGGTTTTTTAAAGGATTTCTGCCTCCATGGATCACAGGAATATGTCTAATTATGGAAGATTTTGTTCTTATTTTCACAGTTCCAAATAGAATTAGCCGATTTAGTATGTTGTGGTAATTCAGAAAACGATTATTAATTGAAAGAAGACAATAGTCACATTATGGTTAAAAAACGAGTTGCAATTATTGGAGTAACAGGAGCAGTTGGCCAAGAATTTGTACAATCATTGAATAACCATCCATGGTTTGAGGTGACTCAAATTGCAGCATCTGAGCGCTCTGCAGGTAAGAAATACTTGGATGCGATAAAGGATGCAAATGGAATTGTTGCATGGGATGTTGGAGGAGAAATCCCAGAATATATCAAAGAAATGACAGTAAAATCAATTGATGAGTTAGATGTCTCACAACTAGATTTGGTTTTTTCTGCAGTTGAGTCACTAGCTGCTAGAGATATTGAGACTAAAATGGCAGCTGATTTACCCGTAATCTCAACTAGTTCAGCATATAGATATGAGAATGATGTTCCAATACTAATTCCAGGAATAAACGATGAACAAACAGAATTACTTGAAGTTCAAAAAAAGAATAGAAACTGGAAAGGTTGGGTAGCACCTCTTCCAAACTGTACAACAACAGGTTTGGCAATTACACTAAAACCATTACTTGAAAAATATGGTGCAAAGAAAGTCATGATGACATCGATGCAGGCCATTTCAGGTGGTGGGAAATCAGGTGTATCTGCAATGGGAATTACAGATAACATTCTTCCATACATTCCAAAAGAGGAAGGTAAGGTAAGACTGGAAACAAGGAAAATTCTAGGAAAGCTAATTGATGGAAAAATAGAAGAGGCAGACATTAGAATAAGTTGTACTTGTACTAGAGTTCCCGTAATAGATGGACATACTGAATCAGTTTTTGTTGAAACTACAAAGGAAATTGATCCGGCAAAGGCAAAAGAGACTTACAATCAATGTAACAAAGATATCTCGGTATTAGGTCTACCTTCTGCTCCAAAAGATTTCTATGCATTCCACGAAGATCCAACAAGACCCCAACCTAGAATGGAAAGAACTGTTGGTGATGGAATGACTACAACAATAGGTAGAGTTGAAAAAGAAGAACTGTTTGATAATGGTCTCAAATACATGCTATTTTCTCACAACAAAAAAATGGGTTCAGCAAAAGGTGCAGTATTACTTGCAGAAATGTTATACAAAAAAGGCAAGATTTAGATAATTTTTTGTAATTTTTACAATAATAACTTTATAAGAACCTGAAATCTAGATCGACTCAGGTGTTTTAGACGGTAAAAGTAGACGATTTAGATTTACAAATTTTATCAGAATTATCTAATGATGCATC
This DNA window, taken from Nitrosopumilus sp. b3, encodes the following:
- the asd gene encoding aspartate-semialdehyde dehydrogenase; translation: MVKKRVAIIGVTGAVGQEFVQSLNNHPWFEVTQIAASERSAGKKYLDAIKDANGIVAWDVGGEIPEYIKEMTVKSIDELDVSQLDLVFSAVESLAARDIETKMAADLPVISTSSAYRYENDVPILIPGINDEQTELLEVQKKNRNWKGWVAPLPNCTTTGLAITLKPLLEKYGAKKVMMTSMQAISGGGKSGVSAMGITDNILPYIPKEEGKVRLETRKILGKLIDGKIEEADIRISCTCTRVPVIDGHTESVFVETTKEIDPAKAKETYNQCNKDISVLGLPSAPKDFYAFHEDPTRPQPRMERTVGDGMTTTIGRVEKEELFDNGLKYMLFSHNKKMGSAKGAVLLAEMLYKKGKI
- the cobD gene encoding threonine-phosphate decarboxylase CobD codes for the protein MKIRTKSSIIRHIPVIHGGRNPLKNPDPQILDFSSNINPLGIPNSVKKILKKNFDTIENYPDLGSSELISSIKKYTGLDKSNLLVGNGAIEIIYNFCFAFLSSKKTLISIPTFQEYETAAKLNNAKLSYFKTLNLSENIDSFISQIPKNGCVFICNPNNPTGKLLSKKYLLKIINRAKKLSSIVFVDECFIELVPESNESVISYVKKHDNLFVLRSLTKSFGFPGLRVGYAAGSKQMIEILKKIKIPWSVNSLAQDAAKISLQNKSHLTQSKLIIKKELKYLKNKINKLNGFQCHDSSTNFILIKTTHDSTEIQKKLLKNKILIRDCKNFRGLNNHYFRIAVKSHKDNLKLVKALESIV
- a CDS encoding cobyric acid synthase yields the protein MKSLMIQGTSSGAGKTTLVAALCRIFSDKGITVAPFKSQNMSNFAYITPTFEISRAQAIQAIAARCEIAPTLNPILLKPLGNYNSLVYLNGKRYKKMHAKDYYEKFVNTEGIKIATKSLKTLQKKFDLVIIEGAGSPAEINLQKFDIANMRIAKKADASVLLVSDIDKGGSFASLVGTMSLIDKKYQHLVKGFILNKFRGDINVLKPGFKKLKSITKIPVVGTIPLINLDLPEEDSLNAKPKNIAWTRKNLSKIDIELDRLAKIVKSNMDIKSIEMMLQ